In a single window of the Papaver somniferum cultivar HN1 chromosome 8, ASM357369v1, whole genome shotgun sequence genome:
- the LOC113301294 gene encoding ubiquitin receptor RAD23b-like isoform X1: MKLTVKTLKGSHFDIRVQPGDTIMVVKKNIEDVQGKDNYPFGQQLLIHNGKVLKDETTLEDNKVSEDGFLVVMLSKSKSSGSAGASSTQSAPSSTPAPISTPTPAPIASSQAPAPATAISGSESAAAEVLADSYGQAASNLVAGNTVEQTIQQLMDMGGGNWDRETVTRALRAAYNNPERAVDYLYSGIPASAEVAVPVQESGGANPTTGTGLAGAAPLSGGPNASPLNMFPQEALNSGAAVGDGSLDFLRNNQQFQALRQMVQSNPQILQPMLQELSKQNPQLLRLIQEHHAEFLQLINEPVEGGEGGDLFEQPDQEMPHAISVTPAEQEAIDRLEAMGFDRALVIEAFLACDRNEELAANYLLENAGDFED, from the exons ATGAAACTTACTGTCAAGACTTTAAAAGGTAGTCATTTCGATATCAGGGTTCAACCTGGTGATACG ATTATGgttgtgaagaagaatattgaaGATGTTCAGGGAAAGGATAACTATCCATTTGGTCAACAGTTACTGATTCATAATGGAAAGGTCTTGAAAGACGAAACCACTTTGGAAGATAATAAAGTCAGTGAGGATGGTTTCCTTGTTGTGATGCTTAGCAAG AGTAAATCCTCAGGTTCAGCTGGAGCCTCATCTACTCAG TCCGCACCATCATCTACACCTGCACCAATATCTACGCCTACTCCTGCACCTATAGCTTCTTCCCAGGCCCC GGCCCCAGCGACTGCCATTTCTGGTTCTGAAAGCGCAGCAGCTGA GGTTCTTGCTGATTCCTATGGACAAGCTGCATCCAATTTGGTTGCTGGTAATACTGTTGAGCAAACAATTCAGCAACTAATGGATATGGGTGGTGGTAATTGGGATAGGGAAACTGTTACTCGTGCACTTCGTGCAGCCTACAACAATCCAGAGCGAGCTGTTGACTATTTATACTCG gGTATTCCTGCATCAGCGGAGGTTGCTGTTCCAGTACAAGAATCAGGTGGTGCAAACCCCACCACTGGAACTGGTCTAGCAGGAGCTGCACCTCTTTCTGGAGGACCTAATGCTTCCCCTCTTAACATGTTTCCACAG GAGGCTCTTAATTCTGGAGCTGCTGTTGGTGATGGATCCCTTGATTTCTTAAGAAACAACCAACAG TTTCAAGCATTGCGTCAAATGGTGCAATCGAATCCACAAATTCTACAG CCGATGCTTCAGGAACTAAGTAAGCAAAATCCACAACTTCTGAGACTAATTCAGGAGCATCACGCCGAGTTCCTTCAACTAATAAATGAACCTGTTGAAGGGGGTGAAGGAGG AGATTTGTTTGAGCAGCCTGATCAAGAAATGCCTCATGCCATCAGTGTCACACCAGCAGAACAGGAGGCAATTGATCGA CTTGAAGCAATGGGATTTGATAGAGCGCTTGTGATTGAAGCCTTCTTAGCTTGTGATCGTAATGAGGAGTTGGCAGCTAACTACTTATTGGAGAATGCAGGAGATTTTGAAGATTAA
- the LOC113301294 gene encoding ubiquitin receptor RAD23b-like isoform X2: MVVKKNIEDVQGKDNYPFGQQLLIHNGKVLKDETTLEDNKVSEDGFLVVMLSKSKSSGSAGASSTQSAPSSTPAPISTPTPAPIASSQAPAPATAISGSESAAAEVLADSYGQAASNLVAGNTVEQTIQQLMDMGGGNWDRETVTRALRAAYNNPERAVDYLYSGIPASAEVAVPVQESGGANPTTGTGLAGAAPLSGGPNASPLNMFPQEALNSGAAVGDGSLDFLRNNQQFQALRQMVQSNPQILQPMLQELSKQNPQLLRLIQEHHAEFLQLINEPVEGGEGGDLFEQPDQEMPHAISVTPAEQEAIDRLEAMGFDRALVIEAFLACDRNEELAANYLLENAGDFED; encoded by the exons ATGgttgtgaagaagaatattgaaGATGTTCAGGGAAAGGATAACTATCCATTTGGTCAACAGTTACTGATTCATAATGGAAAGGTCTTGAAAGACGAAACCACTTTGGAAGATAATAAAGTCAGTGAGGATGGTTTCCTTGTTGTGATGCTTAGCAAG AGTAAATCCTCAGGTTCAGCTGGAGCCTCATCTACTCAG TCCGCACCATCATCTACACCTGCACCAATATCTACGCCTACTCCTGCACCTATAGCTTCTTCCCAGGCCCC GGCCCCAGCGACTGCCATTTCTGGTTCTGAAAGCGCAGCAGCTGA GGTTCTTGCTGATTCCTATGGACAAGCTGCATCCAATTTGGTTGCTGGTAATACTGTTGAGCAAACAATTCAGCAACTAATGGATATGGGTGGTGGTAATTGGGATAGGGAAACTGTTACTCGTGCACTTCGTGCAGCCTACAACAATCCAGAGCGAGCTGTTGACTATTTATACTCG gGTATTCCTGCATCAGCGGAGGTTGCTGTTCCAGTACAAGAATCAGGTGGTGCAAACCCCACCACTGGAACTGGTCTAGCAGGAGCTGCACCTCTTTCTGGAGGACCTAATGCTTCCCCTCTTAACATGTTTCCACAG GAGGCTCTTAATTCTGGAGCTGCTGTTGGTGATGGATCCCTTGATTTCTTAAGAAACAACCAACAG TTTCAAGCATTGCGTCAAATGGTGCAATCGAATCCACAAATTCTACAG CCGATGCTTCAGGAACTAAGTAAGCAAAATCCACAACTTCTGAGACTAATTCAGGAGCATCACGCCGAGTTCCTTCAACTAATAAATGAACCTGTTGAAGGGGGTGAAGGAGG AGATTTGTTTGAGCAGCCTGATCAAGAAATGCCTCATGCCATCAGTGTCACACCAGCAGAACAGGAGGCAATTGATCGA CTTGAAGCAATGGGATTTGATAGAGCGCTTGTGATTGAAGCCTTCTTAGCTTGTGATCGTAATGAGGAGTTGGCAGCTAACTACTTATTGGAGAATGCAGGAGATTTTGAAGATTAA